In one window of Chryseobacterium viscerum DNA:
- a CDS encoding TonB-dependent receptor: MKKKSIFLIAATATLYFNNAYAQETPQDSAKISSIDQIVITGNSNPKKKIESSTAISTFSSKEIQKQNPISAAALLQRVPGFAVETSGGEVGNNLFARGIPSAGAYEFVQVQEDGLPVFEDGALQFANADNFFRVDNSVNRMEALRGGSGSIFATNSPGGLINFITREGTNDFRGTAKLETSTYGLMRTDVNVGGALVQDKLFFNVGGFYRTDDGIRKTGFKANNGGQIRMNLKYVFDKGYVKVYYKKLDDRNTFFLPIPLVQNGNKLKGFQNFDPNYGTYSYRAISQLNIPQAGGGFFNRNLEDGIHPKVDVLGAEFKYDLGNNFSVLNKTRYTNINMNYTGIFPAGGPQTMAEFAKSNGIAGNNYQYSLVSNGAVVNPEYVQKLGFWAIDKQMNNFVNDLQFNYKFDQGNVTAGFYKSNWKSHQYWNWSNILTTATDRPELLNLVDTSLSPSDVGYSKTYNGVANMTFLQRDTQTQGSLNDLYVNLDYNITDALSVNGGLRYSHDYYKGNFANTTSSNLNNSGLTTDGTHSFVTTTADDNMSVLGNKYTYWNYNVDKVSFTLAANYKINRENAVYARFSNGFRSPNEEAYYNYFSNPNPDKPLKSVTTNQLEVGYKYYSRTFDIAVIPFYSTLKNLSFTDVFSDGKSENTFANTENYGVEVEGFARLFNNILEVIFNGTIQSPKYKNLEAGSVLEGNVVRRMPKFFFNISPAVNITKAWRAYVSMNYYGKRFQDEKNVQTLPSFTEFGAGMSYQLGRIRFAVDGTNIFNTIGITEGDPRAGSPNGDGIIMARPIMGAAARASITLDF; the protein is encoded by the coding sequence ATGAAAAAAAAATCAATCTTTTTAATCGCCGCAACAGCTACGTTATATTTTAATAATGCTTATGCCCAGGAAACTCCGCAGGATTCTGCAAAAATTTCCTCTATCGATCAGATTGTCATCACAGGAAATTCAAATCCAAAGAAAAAAATAGAATCCAGTACAGCGATTTCCACATTCAGTTCTAAAGAAATTCAGAAGCAGAATCCAATCAGTGCAGCTGCTTTATTACAAAGAGTTCCGGGATTTGCTGTAGAAACTTCTGGTGGGGAAGTGGGAAACAATCTTTTTGCAAGAGGAATTCCTTCCGCAGGAGCTTATGAGTTTGTACAGGTACAGGAAGACGGACTTCCGGTTTTTGAAGACGGAGCTCTTCAATTTGCCAATGCGGATAACTTTTTTCGTGTAGATAATTCGGTCAACCGTATGGAAGCTTTGAGAGGTGGTTCCGGATCCATTTTTGCAACCAATTCTCCCGGTGGTTTGATCAACTTTATTACCAGAGAAGGGACCAATGATTTCAGAGGTACGGCAAAGCTGGAAACAAGTACTTATGGGTTGATGCGTACCGATGTGAATGTAGGTGGAGCTTTGGTTCAGGATAAATTGTTCTTTAATGTAGGAGGTTTCTACAGAACAGATGACGGGATCAGAAAAACGGGTTTCAAAGCCAATAATGGCGGACAAATCAGGATGAATCTGAAATATGTCTTTGATAAAGGCTATGTAAAAGTATATTACAAAAAACTGGATGACAGAAATACATTCTTCCTTCCTATTCCTTTGGTGCAAAACGGCAACAAGCTGAAAGGGTTCCAGAATTTTGATCCTAATTACGGAACATACAGCTACAGAGCAATCAGTCAGCTGAATATACCACAGGCCGGAGGTGGATTTTTCAACAGAAATCTTGAAGACGGAATTCATCCGAAAGTAGATGTATTAGGAGCAGAATTTAAATATGATCTTGGAAACAATTTCAGCGTTTTAAACAAGACCAGATACACCAATATCAACATGAATTATACAGGAATTTTCCCTGCAGGAGGTCCGCAGACGATGGCAGAATTTGCTAAAAGCAACGGAATTGCCGGCAACAATTATCAGTATTCACTGGTGAGCAACGGAGCTGTGGTTAATCCTGAATATGTACAGAAGCTGGGATTCTGGGCAATTGACAAACAGATGAATAATTTTGTGAATGATCTGCAATTCAATTATAAATTTGACCAGGGAAATGTTACTGCAGGTTTTTATAAATCTAATTGGAAATCGCATCAATACTGGAACTGGAGTAATATCCTGACTACAGCTACAGACAGACCGGAGTTACTGAATCTGGTAGATACTTCTTTAAGTCCTTCAGATGTTGGATATTCTAAAACGTATAACGGAGTTGCCAATATGACATTTTTACAGAGAGATACCCAGACTCAGGGAAGTTTGAATGATCTTTATGTAAACCTGGATTATAATATTACCGATGCTTTAAGTGTGAATGGAGGTCTTCGCTACAGCCATGATTATTATAAAGGAAACTTTGCCAATACAACCTCTTCCAATTTAAATAATTCCGGGTTAACGACCGACGGAACACACAGTTTTGTCACAACCACAGCTGACGATAACATGAGCGTGCTTGGAAATAAATACACATACTGGAATTATAATGTAGATAAGGTATCTTTCACATTAGCCGCTAATTATAAGATCAATAGAGAGAATGCAGTGTATGCCCGTTTTTCTAACGGTTTCAGATCACCGAATGAAGAAGCATATTACAACTATTTCTCCAATCCGAATCCCGATAAACCTTTAAAATCTGTAACAACCAATCAGCTGGAAGTAGGATACAAATATTACTCGCGAACTTTTGATATAGCAGTAATTCCGTTCTATTCTACCTTGAAGAACCTCTCATTTACGGATGTTTTCTCCGATGGTAAATCCGAAAATACTTTCGCCAATACAGAAAACTATGGAGTTGAAGTGGAAGGTTTCGCCCGTTTATTCAATAATATTTTAGAAGTAATATTCAACGGGACAATCCAGAGTCCTAAATATAAAAACCTTGAGGCCGGAAGTGTTCTTGAAGGAAATGTGGTAAGAAGAATGCCTAAGTTTTTCTTTAATATTTCACCGGCAGTCAATATTACAAAAGCATGGAGAGCTTATGTAAGCATGAATTACTATGGAAAACGTTTTCAGGATGAAAAGAATGTGCAGACATTGCCTTCATTCACCGAATTTGGGGCAGGAATGTCTTACCAATTAGGAAGAATACGTTTTGCTGTGGACGGAACCAATATCTTTAATACAATCGGAATCACAGAAGGTGACCCAAGAGCGGGTTCTCCAAACGGAGATGGAATCATCATGGCAAGACCTATTATGGGGGCTGCAGCCAGAGCATCAATCACTTTGGATTTCTAA
- a CDS encoding MBL fold metallo-hydrolase, translating into MLQIQGFVFNFASENTYIIYNENKNAWLIDPGNMKGHETQAIDSFISENGLKIQKILLTHAHIDHVLGLQWAFDTFKVPVTMHQEDQEVLDMLQASGMRFGMQVDPVKVDVEYIKEGDELDLDGEKFKIYHVPGHSPGSIVYHNENQKFMISGDVLFEGSIGRTDLYKGNYEQLIDGIKSKLFILDQDTQVFSGHGNPTSIGFEKQYNPFLK; encoded by the coding sequence ATGCTTCAGATTCAAGGTTTCGTATTCAACTTTGCGAGCGAAAACACTTACATCATTTATAACGAGAATAAAAACGCATGGTTAATTGATCCGGGAAATATGAAAGGGCATGAAACTCAGGCTATTGACAGTTTCATTTCAGAAAACGGACTGAAAATTCAGAAAATTCTTCTGACCCACGCACATATTGATCATGTATTGGGACTTCAATGGGCTTTTGATACGTTCAAAGTACCCGTAACAATGCATCAGGAGGATCAGGAAGTTCTGGATATGCTTCAGGCAAGTGGAATGAGATTCGGAATGCAGGTAGATCCTGTAAAAGTAGATGTGGAATATATAAAAGAAGGCGATGAACTGGATCTGGATGGTGAAAAATTTAAAATTTACCATGTTCCGGGACACTCTCCGGGAAGTATAGTTTATCATAACGAAAATCAAAAATTCATGATCTCAGGAGATGTTCTTTTTGAAGGGAGCATCGGAAGAACAGATTTATATAAAGGAAATTATGAGCAGCTGATTGATGGTATTAAATCAAAGCTTTTCATCCTGGATCAGGATACACAGGTCTTCTCAGGACATGGAAATCCTACCTCGATTGGTTTTGAAAAGCAGTATAATCCGTTTTTGAAGTAA
- a CDS encoding DUF5103 domain-containing protein, whose amino-acid sequence MKTLRILLLTLSGLVFGQNIQSVQLFNPQTNDETPVIRIGEQLVLGFDDLTNGSQIYRYTFKHYDRNWNDDNLFFTEFAAGSMNALLDQFQYSFNTLQAYTHYKLVFPNDKIQLKISGNYELIVYKDSADQPLFKKRFYLVEDATSVALNISRFADAKNPNLNQRVEVNVSPKGGDISSNVNSITMNVMQNNNPNMVISNLKPSSVLGNQVLFQQMNLTFPGDNEFYYFDNKNMNMAADMVRATEIKDDVNQTYLHPVWAFPLNYQYQPDVNGAWYYRRNDLGRERDAEREADYSWVHFYLESDPVDKEIYVLGGFNNYKPSKENQMQYDAATKQYVAKIFLKQGFYNYVLVTKEGNGALNFGEVNGNFWQTENLYQAFLYYAPFGRNYDGLMGYGEFRTPIANKR is encoded by the coding sequence ATGAAAACTTTGCGAATACTCTTACTTACTTTGAGCGGACTGGTTTTTGGACAAAATATCCAAAGTGTTCAGTTGTTCAATCCTCAGACCAATGATGAAACCCCGGTTATCAGGATTGGTGAACAGCTGGTTCTGGGCTTTGATGATCTTACCAATGGCAGTCAGATCTATAGATATACATTCAAACATTATGACAGAAACTGGAATGATGATAATCTGTTTTTTACAGAATTTGCAGCCGGAAGTATGAATGCTCTTCTGGATCAGTTTCAGTATTCATTCAATACCTTACAGGCTTATACTCACTATAAACTTGTTTTTCCGAATGATAAAATCCAGCTGAAGATTTCAGGGAATTATGAACTGATTGTTTACAAAGATTCTGCAGATCAGCCTCTTTTCAAAAAAAGATTTTACCTGGTGGAAGATGCAACATCTGTGGCATTAAATATATCAAGATTTGCAGATGCAAAAAATCCTAACCTTAACCAGAGGGTAGAAGTGAATGTTTCTCCGAAAGGAGGAGATATCTCTTCCAATGTCAATTCAATCACTATGAATGTGATGCAGAATAACAACCCGAATATGGTGATTTCTAACCTGAAGCCAAGCAGTGTTTTAGGAAATCAGGTGCTTTTCCAGCAGATGAATCTTACGTTTCCGGGAGACAATGAGTTTTATTATTTCGATAATAAAAACATGAATATGGCGGCGGATATGGTGCGGGCAACTGAAATAAAAGATGATGTCAACCAGACCTATCTTCATCCTGTATGGGCATTTCCATTAAATTATCAGTACCAGCCGGATGTCAACGGGGCATGGTATTACAGAAGAAATGATTTAGGGAGAGAAAGAGATGCAGAAAGAGAAGCTGACTATTCATGGGTGCATTTCTACCTTGAGTCGGATCCGGTAGATAAAGAGATTTATGTTTTGGGTGGATTTAATAATTATAAACCGAGTAAAGAAAATCAGATGCAGTATGATGCAGCTACCAAGCAGTATGTAGCTAAAATATTCCTGAAACAAGGTTTTTATAATTATGTTTTAGTGACCAAAGAAGGAAATGGTGCATTGAATTTCGGTGAGGTAAACGGTAATTTCTGGCAGACGGAAAATCTTTACCAGGCATTTCTTTATTATGCACCTTTCGGAAGAAATTATGATGGCTTGATGGGATATGGAGAATTCAGAACTCCAATTGCCAATAAAAGATAA
- a CDS encoding M4 family metallopeptidase codes for MNTKFILVASVAACSFVFAQNTPSKLDPGKSGLHADFMRFEKNAPAFQGSPVLFDEASQRLSQGQGLKLGLEKDALGFETHRFQQTVNGIPVEYGMMAVQTKGGKIVGQSGKWVLNVPKGVEKQANISESIALQNALSFIGAESYKWQNKEEEDFIRRDSDASFVPKGELVYYSDPTDEKLNDLTLAYKFDIYAEKPLSRQYVFVDAKNGKVLGTDAIIHEVNTPGTATTAYSGSRSIVADSYNGSYRLRETGRNGGTAVETYNLKKGTNYSSAVDFTDTDNVWNNVNTNKDQYATDAHWGAEMTLDYYYTKFGRKSIDNNNFAIKSYVHYSTNYFNAFWDGSRMTYGDGSSTTNGGKPLTALDVCGHEITHGMTSKTANLAYQRESGALNEGFSDVFGNSIELWARPTQASWTLGEDFSYVIRDMSNPNAYSQPDTYKGKYWKDASSSCTPQGNPNLPGYNDSCWVHTNSGVLNFWYYLLVTGGSGTNDNSFAYNVSGIGLDKAGAIAYRTLTTYLTSSSNYANARTYSIQAATDLYGATSNEVTQVKNAWNAVGVGGGTSAAGKVAATDAQLYTISPNPATDRFTINFEGKAGKGIVELVSLTGKKEISEKVEMTDGTNKLNIQLPSNMLPGVYVVTVNGQKAGNLIKK; via the coding sequence ATGAATACGAAATTTATCTTAGTGGCAAGCGTTGCTGCCTGTTCTTTTGTTTTTGCACAAAATACACCATCAAAATTAGATCCGGGTAAAAGCGGATTACACGCAGATTTTATGCGATTTGAAAAAAATGCACCGGCATTTCAGGGAAGTCCGGTTTTATTTGATGAAGCTTCACAAAGGCTTTCTCAGGGGCAAGGACTCAAATTAGGATTAGAAAAGGATGCGTTGGGTTTTGAAACTCACAGATTTCAACAGACTGTAAATGGTATTCCGGTAGAATACGGAATGATGGCTGTACAGACAAAAGGAGGGAAAATTGTAGGACAGTCAGGAAAATGGGTTCTTAATGTTCCGAAAGGAGTTGAAAAGCAAGCCAATATTTCTGAAAGTATTGCATTACAGAATGCTTTATCATTCATTGGGGCAGAATCCTACAAATGGCAGAATAAAGAAGAGGAAGATTTTATTAGAAGAGATTCCGATGCAAGCTTTGTTCCTAAAGGTGAATTGGTATATTATTCAGATCCTACAGATGAAAAACTTAATGATTTAACATTAGCCTACAAATTCGATATTTATGCAGAAAAACCATTAAGCAGACAATATGTTTTTGTAGATGCTAAAAACGGAAAAGTATTGGGAACGGATGCCATCATCCACGAAGTAAATACTCCGGGAACGGCCACAACAGCATACAGCGGAAGCAGATCTATTGTTGCTGACTCTTATAACGGAAGTTATAGATTAAGAGAGACAGGAAGAAATGGCGGCACTGCTGTAGAAACATACAATCTGAAAAAAGGAACCAATTATTCAAGTGCAGTAGACTTTACAGATACTGATAATGTTTGGAATAATGTAAACACCAATAAAGATCAGTATGCTACCGATGCTCATTGGGGAGCAGAAATGACACTGGATTATTACTATACAAAATTTGGAAGGAAAAGTATAGATAATAATAATTTTGCCATCAAATCTTATGTTCATTATTCTACTAATTATTTCAATGCATTTTGGGATGGTTCAAGAATGACTTATGGAGATGGAAGTTCTACAACAAACGGAGGAAAGCCACTAACGGCTCTTGATGTTTGTGGCCACGAGATTACTCATGGGATGACTTCTAAAACAGCCAATCTTGCTTATCAAAGAGAATCCGGAGCATTGAATGAAGGTTTTTCTGATGTTTTTGGAAACTCAATAGAACTTTGGGCAAGACCTACTCAGGCAAGCTGGACGCTGGGTGAAGATTTCAGTTATGTGATCAGAGATATGTCAAATCCAAATGCTTACAGCCAGCCAGATACTTATAAAGGAAAGTATTGGAAAGATGCGAGCAGCTCTTGTACTCCTCAGGGAAATCCAAATTTACCAGGTTATAATGATTCTTGCTGGGTACATACAAACTCGGGAGTACTTAATTTCTGGTATTATTTATTGGTAACAGGCGGTTCTGGTACTAATGATAACAGTTTTGCTTATAATGTTTCCGGAATCGGGCTGGATAAGGCAGGAGCTATTGCTTACAGAACATTAACTACTTATCTGACGTCATCATCCAATTATGCAAACGCAAGAACATATTCTATTCAGGCAGCTACTGATTTGTATGGAGCAACCAGCAATGAAGTAACTCAGGTTAAAAATGCCTGGAATGCAGTAGGTGTAGGAGGCGGAACTTCTGCAGCAGGAAAAGTGGCGGCCACAGATGCTCAGCTTTATACAATTAGTCCAAACCCTGCAACTGATAGATTCACCATAAACTTTGAAGGTAAAGCCGGAAAAGGAATTGTAGAACTGGTAAGTCTTACAGGTAAGAAAGAAATTTCTGAAAAGGTTGAGATGACAGACGGTACCAATAAACTGAACATCCAATTGCCTTCCAATATGCTTCCAGGAGTATATGTGGTAACGGTAAACGGACAGAAAGCAGGAAACCTGATTAAAAAATAA